From one Bacteroides intestinalis DSM 17393 genomic stretch:
- a CDS encoding chromate transporter, translating to MLYLQLFYTFFKIGLFGFGGGYAMLSMIQGEVVTRYGWLTSQEFTDIVAISQMTPGPIGINSATYVGFTATGSVWGSIIATLAVVLPSFILMLAISKFFLKYQKHPVVEAVFSGLRPAVVGLLASAALVLMNAENFSSPKEDMYSFIISCLIFLVAFVGTRKYKINPILMIVACGIAGLILYQ from the coding sequence ATGCTTTATTTACAGTTATTCTATACATTCTTCAAAATCGGTTTGTTTGGCTTTGGTGGCGGATATGCCATGCTTTCTATGATACAGGGTGAAGTGGTCACCCGCTATGGCTGGTTGACATCACAAGAATTTACGGATATTGTGGCTATCAGTCAAATGACGCCCGGACCTATCGGAATCAATTCGGCAACGTATGTAGGTTTCACAGCTACCGGAAGTGTATGGGGCTCTATCATTGCTACTCTTGCAGTGGTGCTTCCCTCATTCATATTGATGTTAGCCATCAGTAAATTCTTCCTGAAATATCAGAAACATCCGGTTGTAGAAGCCGTATTCAGTGGATTGCGTCCAGCAGTGGTCGGATTGCTGGCATCAGCAGCATTGGTCTTGATGAACGCAGAAAACTTCAGTTCACCTAAAGAAGATATGTACTCGTTTATTATTAGCTGCCTCATTTTCCTAGTAGCCTTTGTAGGAACCAGGAAATATAAAATCAATCCTATACTAATGATTGTAGCTTGCGGAATAGCAGGGCTTATATTATATCAATAA
- a CDS encoding glycoside hydrolase family 10 protein: MKVKTLLCICALLFSLAVAAQSPQPERYPKREFRAAWIQAVNGQFRGIPTEKLKQTLLDQLNSLQGAGINAIIFQVRPEADALYASKLEPWSRFLTGVQGKAPNPYWDPMEFMIEECHKRGMEFHAWINPYRVKTSLKNELAPNHVYNIHPEWFVTYGDQLYFDPALPESRRHICMVVMDIVSRYDVDAIHMDDYFYPYPKPGVDFPDDASFARYGGGFSNKADWRRSNVNVLIKKIHETVREVKPWVKFGVSPFGIYRNEKSDPLGSKTNGLQNYDDLYADVLLWAREGWVDYNIPQIYWHIGHPAADYETLVKWWAKHTENRPLFIGQSVMNTVQNADPQNPSMNQLPRKMALQRAYQTIGGSCQWPASAVVENAGKYRDALIAEYHKYPALPPVFDFMDNEAPDKVRKVKPVWTADGYLLFWTAPKYKDEMNRAVQYVIYRFGAKEKVDISDPSHIVAITRDNFYKLPYENGKTKYRYVVTALDRLHNESKTVAKKVKL; this comes from the coding sequence CGCAGCCTGGATTCAGGCTGTCAACGGACAGTTTCGTGGAATTCCTACCGAGAAGTTGAAACAAACCTTGCTTGACCAGTTGAATTCTTTGCAAGGGGCAGGTATCAATGCAATCATTTTTCAGGTACGTCCTGAGGCTGATGCTCTTTATGCTTCCAAGCTGGAACCGTGGAGTCGTTTTCTGACAGGTGTACAGGGAAAAGCTCCTAATCCTTACTGGGATCCTATGGAGTTTATGATTGAAGAATGCCATAAGCGAGGCATGGAATTTCATGCGTGGATCAACCCCTATCGCGTGAAGACCTCGCTAAAGAATGAATTGGCTCCGAATCATGTTTATAATATCCATCCCGAGTGGTTTGTGACCTATGGTGACCAATTGTATTTTGATCCGGCATTACCGGAAAGCCGTCGTCATATCTGTATGGTGGTAATGGATATTGTTTCCCGCTATGATGTGGATGCTATCCATATGGATGATTATTTCTATCCTTATCCTAAACCGGGAGTGGACTTTCCGGATGATGCCAGCTTTGCCCGTTACGGTGGTGGCTTTTCTAATAAAGCAGACTGGCGGCGCAGCAATGTCAATGTGTTGATAAAGAAAATACATGAGACGGTACGCGAGGTGAAACCCTGGGTTAAATTTGGTGTATCTCCTTTCGGTATCTATCGTAATGAGAAGAGTGATCCGCTGGGTAGCAAGACCAATGGATTACAGAACTATGATGACCTTTATGCCGATGTGCTTCTTTGGGCTCGTGAAGGCTGGGTGGACTATAACATTCCGCAAATATATTGGCATATTGGCCATCCGGCAGCTGATTATGAAACATTGGTGAAATGGTGGGCAAAGCATACGGAGAACCGTCCTTTGTTTATCGGGCAATCAGTGATGAATACAGTACAGAATGCTGATCCGCAAAACCCCTCTATGAACCAACTTCCCCGCAAGATGGCATTGCAGCGTGCTTATCAGACAATTGGCGGAAGCTGTCAGTGGCCTGCCAGCGCAGTGGTGGAAAATGCGGGGAAATATCGCGATGCTTTGATTGCTGAATATCATAAATATCCTGCTTTACCGCCGGTATTCGATTTCATGGATAATGAAGCACCTGACAAAGTGCGTAAGGTAAAACCAGTGTGGACAGCAGATGGGTATCTTTTGTTCTGGACAGCCCCGAAGTACAAAGATGAAATGAACCGTGCTGTTCAATATGTGATTTACCGCTTCGGTGCAAAAGAGAAAGTGGATATCAGTGATCCTTCCCATATCGTAGCTATTACGCGCGATAATTTTTATAAATTGCCGTATGAGAATGGGAAAACAAAATATCGTTATGTGGTGACGGCACTCGACCGACTGCATAATGAATCGAAAACAGTTGCAAAAAAGGTGAAGCTATAA